Proteins encoded by one window of Chryseobacterium aquaeductus:
- a CDS encoding HU family DNA-binding protein — protein MPITFSVVPKKNPQQPNNPPKYYANIIGEGKTTLTDLAKHAASVSTVSKADILAVLESTFSKIADDVADGKIVYVGEYFTVQAGGSSEGKDTPEEINASSIKSVKTIFRPGKMIKDALKLAEFKKKG, from the coding sequence ATGCCTATTACATTTAGTGTGGTTCCTAAAAAGAACCCACAACAACCCAACAACCCTCCAAAGTATTACGCCAATATCATCGGCGAAGGAAAAACTACTCTTACAGATCTCGCTAAGCACGCTGCCTCCGTTTCTACGGTTTCTAAAGCAGATATTCTTGCCGTGTTAGAGAGTACATTTTCTAAAATTGCAGATGATGTAGCAGACGGCAAGATCGTCTACGTAGGAGAATATTTCACAGTACAAGCAGGAGGTTCCAGCGAAGGAAAAGATACTCCCGAAGAAATAAACGCCTCAAGCATTAAAAGCGTGAAAACCATTTTTCGACCAGGAAAAATGATAAAAGATGCGCTGAAGCTTGCCGAGTTTAAAAAGAAAGGATAA
- a CDS encoding MFS transporter → MDSKTQQTKWSQFLSLIVVFFFWGFVAASNDILIPVFKKWFVLSQVQSQLVAWAFYVAYFVGSVIFFIISLKSDILQKFGYKKTLAVGLVLSALGAFLFVPAASAASFWFFLAALFIVGLGFSVQQIVANPLAIKMGSPQTGAHRLTLAGGINSLGTTIGPILLGIVLFGMGNKEDSAPKDVNLTKIEIVQKEYQTHKDELAKNVLELRQDNQDDPAKVNEVIAIVEKNIADLDTQISSINQNPGANENQVEAYTTALGEIKQRSTNISYPIGFVKDHLKEVKMPFIVLGIAFILVAIFMLFSKIEDPAKEEEAEIEEGSAKFSIFKYPQLYLGMLAIFIYVGVEVSIISNLPALLHTKEFGGVLEHNIAPFVSLYWGSLMIGRWNGSINVFNMSKTTNMLMKFIVPFVAFAIIIFANELSGKDVSSFYIYAFWILAFIIMSFIGGKAAGKTLMIFGLAGVVMMILGLVYPDKEIAKYFFISGGLFCSIMWPSIFDLAIAGLGKNTGKASSFLVMMILGGGIIPLIQGWICDFDKTSPEGVMGITWTHFSYVIPIVCFVYLAFYGFVTPRILKKQGITMGETTAGGH, encoded by the coding sequence ATGGATTCAAAAACACAACAGACCAAATGGTCACAATTCTTATCTTTAATAGTCGTTTTTTTCTTTTGGGGATTTGTCGCCGCGAGCAATGATATTTTAATACCTGTTTTCAAAAAATGGTTTGTACTTTCACAGGTGCAGAGTCAGCTTGTTGCATGGGCATTTTATGTTGCATACTTCGTAGGATCAGTGATATTCTTTATCATCTCACTCAAAAGCGATATTCTACAAAAATTCGGATACAAAAAGACGCTTGCAGTTGGCTTGGTATTATCAGCTTTAGGTGCTTTTCTATTTGTGCCAGCAGCTTCTGCAGCCAGTTTTTGGTTCTTCTTAGCAGCTTTATTTATTGTAGGATTAGGATTTTCTGTACAGCAGATTGTTGCCAACCCTCTTGCTATTAAAATGGGCAGCCCGCAAACCGGAGCTCACCGTTTAACATTGGCTGGTGGAATTAATTCTTTGGGAACAACCATCGGCCCGATTCTTTTAGGGATTGTTCTTTTTGGAATGGGCAATAAAGAAGATTCAGCTCCTAAGGATGTAAACCTAACCAAAATTGAAATCGTACAAAAAGAATATCAAACACATAAAGATGAACTCGCTAAAAATGTGCTTGAATTACGACAAGATAATCAAGACGATCCTGCAAAAGTGAATGAGGTAATTGCGATTGTAGAAAAAAACATTGCTGATCTCGACACGCAGATTTCATCTATCAATCAAAATCCTGGTGCCAACGAGAATCAAGTAGAAGCTTACACAACTGCTTTAGGCGAAATCAAGCAAAGATCGACTAATATTTCTTATCCTATTGGTTTTGTAAAAGATCATTTGAAAGAAGTAAAGATGCCTTTTATCGTGCTGGGAATAGCCTTTATATTGGTAGCGATATTTATGTTGTTCTCAAAAATTGAAGATCCGGCGAAAGAAGAAGAGGCGGAAATTGAAGAAGGTTCTGCTAAATTCAGTATCTTCAAATATCCACAGCTTTATTTGGGAATGCTTGCCATCTTTATTTATGTTGGGGTAGAAGTTTCTATTATCAGTAACCTTCCCGCATTGCTTCATACTAAAGAATTTGGAGGTGTTCTGGAGCACAATATTGCTCCGTTTGTTTCTTTATATTGGGGAAGTTTAATGATCGGAAGATGGAATGGAAGTATTAATGTGTTTAATATGTCTAAAACCACCAATATGCTGATGAAATTTATCGTTCCTTTTGTAGCTTTTGCAATTATTATTTTTGCAAATGAACTGAGCGGTAAAGACGTTTCAAGCTTTTATATTTATGCATTCTGGATTCTTGCATTTATCATTATGAGTTTCATCGGAGGTAAAGCCGCAGGAAAAACTCTTATGATTTTTGGTCTTGCAGGTGTTGTGATGATGATTTTAGGATTGGTTTATCCTGATAAAGAGATTGCAAAATATTTCTTTATTTCCGGAGGATTATTCTGCTCTATCATGTGGCCATCAATTTTTGATCTTGCAATCGCAGGACTTGGTAAAAACACAGGAAAAGCATCATCTTTCCTTGTTATGATGATTTTAGGTGGTGGTATTATACCGTTGATACAGGGATGGATTTGTGATTTTGACAAAACAAGTCCGGAAGGCGTGATGGGTATTACATGGACGCATTTCTCATACGTAATTCCTATTGTATGTTTTGTATACTTGGCATTTTACGGTTTTGTAACACCGAGAATACTTAAAAAACAAGGAATAACAATGGGAGAAACTACAGCAGGTGGACATTAA
- a CDS encoding GtrA family protein: MRELLLRQKQVLFFIIAGGLSAIVEIGSFKIFSTYLPQIFSQEQNFHGIHFPLSNILSTSCGILTNYFLSIWFVFERGKHSKKREFVYFMGVSFVSTLVSLFFFQIFYSFIFKDNIDLIFYTLSPEMISKISAILLVSILNYSVKKKVIFNG; this comes from the coding sequence ATGAGAGAATTACTTCTGCGACAGAAACAAGTATTGTTTTTTATCATTGCCGGCGGACTCAGTGCAATTGTGGAAATTGGCAGTTTCAAAATCTTCAGTACCTATTTACCACAAATATTTTCTCAGGAACAGAATTTTCATGGGATTCATTTTCCTTTGAGCAACATCTTGTCTACCAGTTGCGGGATTTTAACCAATTATTTCCTCAGTATTTGGTTTGTCTTTGAAAGAGGAAAGCATTCTAAAAAAAGAGAATTTGTATATTTCATGGGCGTTTCTTTTGTGTCTACATTGGTAAGTTTGTTTTTCTTCCAAATTTTCTACAGCTTTATATTTAAAGATAATATTGATTTAATTTTTTATACCTTGAGTCCGGAAATGATCAGTAAAATCTCAGCGATATTACTGGTTTCCATTCTAAACTATTCGGTGAAGAAAAAAGTAATTTTTAACGGTTGA
- a CDS encoding DUF3810 domain-containing protein, whose protein sequence is MITAFESFFEIQKKIHQLLFSWIPFSVGDLLYLLLGTYLFYLITKCFKKRSRQQSILKALILINILYFTYQIFWGMLYFQTPIIARLPEKEITLKERKKLALRYLEKCKQTRMFVTEDQHGIFIIADIKSIESEILHQQTKLPTIISDKKVSSINSFKSSLFKNVMSFTGILGYYNPFTAEAQYNCELPSSYLPFTVAHESAHQLGFAREQEANFIGYLVGVDSPNIELRYSTEYFTLKTLLNSMVYEDEQFVEYILKNYSDGMKRDRAFEKKFVLKHQGLLNDFFGITNNLFLKSNQQEGSVTYSYFIDLLVRYEK, encoded by the coding sequence ATGATTACGGCTTTTGAAAGTTTCTTTGAAATTCAGAAGAAAATACATCAGCTATTATTTTCCTGGATCCCGTTTTCGGTTGGAGATCTACTTTACCTTCTTTTAGGAACTTATTTATTTTATCTAATTACTAAATGTTTTAAAAAACGAAGCAGACAGCAATCTATTTTAAAAGCATTAATTCTCATCAACATTTTATACTTCACGTACCAGATTTTCTGGGGAATGCTCTATTTTCAGACACCGATTATTGCCAGACTTCCCGAAAAAGAGATTACATTAAAAGAAAGAAAAAAATTAGCATTACGATATTTGGAAAAATGTAAGCAGACAAGAATGTTTGTAACAGAAGATCAACATGGAATTTTTATTATTGCAGACATTAAAAGCATAGAGTCTGAAATTCTGCATCAGCAGACAAAACTGCCTACCATTATTTCAGATAAAAAAGTTTCGTCAATCAATTCTTTTAAATCTAGTTTATTTAAAAATGTAATGAGTTTTACAGGTATTTTGGGATATTACAATCCTTTCACTGCCGAAGCTCAGTACAATTGTGAACTCCCTTCTTCTTACCTTCCATTTACTGTAGCTCATGAAAGCGCACATCAACTTGGGTTCGCCAGAGAACAGGAAGCCAACTTTATTGGATATTTGGTGGGTGTAGATTCACCGAATATCGAACTTAGATACAGCACAGAATATTTCACTCTAAAAACTCTTTTAAATTCTATGGTGTACGAAGATGAGCAATTTGTGGAATATATCCTCAAAAATTACTCTGATGGTATGAAAAGAGACAGAGCTTTTGAAAAGAAATTTGTTTTGAAACATCAAGGTTTACTCAATGATTTTTTTGGCATCACCAATAATCTTTTTTTGAAGAGCAATCAACAGGAAGGATCTGTTACCTATTCTTATTTCATTGATTTACTGGTTCGTTACGAAAAGTAA
- a CDS encoding NADP-dependent malic enzyme produces MSNKTQRDQKNFNQAALDYHKAEPKGKIEVIPSKPHSSQRDLSLAYSPGVAVPCMEIHHHPETVYDYTGKGNLVAVISNGTAVLGLGDIGAEASKPVMEGKGLLFKIFADINVFDIEIDEKDPDKFIQIVKGIAPTFGGINLEDIKAPEAFYIEQKLKEELDIPLMHDDQHGTAIISAAALINALQIANKKIEEVKMVVNGAGAAAVACTNLYISLGLKRENVLMCDSKGVINHKRENLTPEKIDFVAQTDLETLEDALKGSDVFIGLSKGNVMTPKMLSSMAENPIVFALANPDPEIAYDLAMETRKDVIMATGRSDYPNQVNNVLGFPYIFRGALDVQAKGINEEMKLAAVHAIANLAKEPVPEAVILAYNVQNLQFGREYFIPKPFDNRLITKVSSAVAKAAIDSGIARKTITDFDEYETQLLDRMGRDEKLVRMMQNRAKANPKRITLGNAEEYNVLKAAQILYEEGIAYPSLLGDKKYIKEQMERFGITLDVPIIDPSDDDQKENRKKYRETLWKLRQRKGMNEYKAKRYVRQRDYFGPLMLKHGDTDGLIVGFSKNYTSVLRPILEVIEREKGVDKVAAMMMILSEKKPIFFADTSINQNPSAEDLVNIAKMAEHTVKSFAIEPRIAMLGFENFAAISDTSKKVAKAVSILHEKFPKMIVDGEIQPDFAMNADHLSDYPFSKLGTTPANTFIFPNLESANLSYKIIRGMKVAQVIGPILMGLKQPVHVLQMRSSVDEIVNLATVAVLDAQRREAKK; encoded by the coding sequence ATGTCGAATAAAACTCAACGCGACCAAAAAAATTTCAATCAAGCCGCGCTAGATTACCATAAAGCAGAACCCAAAGGAAAAATAGAAGTGATACCTTCAAAGCCGCACTCTTCGCAGAGAGATTTGTCATTGGCATATTCTCCGGGAGTTGCCGTGCCTTGTATGGAAATTCATCATCACCCGGAAACTGTTTACGATTACACAGGAAAAGGAAATCTGGTTGCCGTAATCTCAAACGGAACAGCAGTTCTTGGTTTGGGAGACATCGGTGCCGAAGCTTCAAAACCTGTAATGGAAGGGAAAGGTCTTTTGTTTAAAATTTTTGCAGACATCAATGTTTTTGATATTGAAATTGACGAAAAAGATCCTGATAAATTTATTCAGATTGTAAAAGGTATTGCGCCAACTTTTGGAGGAATTAACCTAGAAGACATCAAAGCTCCGGAAGCTTTCTATATCGAACAAAAATTAAAAGAGGAATTGGATATTCCTTTAATGCACGACGATCAACACGGAACAGCAATTATTTCTGCAGCCGCTTTGATCAATGCACTTCAGATTGCCAATAAGAAGATCGAAGAAGTAAAAATGGTGGTGAATGGAGCAGGAGCAGCAGCTGTTGCATGTACCAACCTGTATATTTCTTTAGGTTTGAAGAGAGAAAACGTTTTGATGTGCGACAGCAAAGGCGTGATCAATCACAAAAGAGAAAACCTTACTCCTGAAAAAATAGATTTCGTTGCACAAACAGATTTAGAAACTTTAGAAGATGCTCTAAAAGGTTCAGACGTTTTTATTGGTTTGTCTAAAGGCAATGTGATGACACCTAAAATGTTGAGCAGCATGGCAGAAAACCCAATTGTGTTTGCTCTTGCAAATCCTGATCCGGAGATTGCTTACGATTTGGCAATGGAAACCAGAAAAGATGTGATCATGGCAACGGGAAGAAGCGATTATCCTAATCAGGTGAACAATGTTCTTGGATTCCCATATATTTTCCGTGGTGCATTAGATGTTCAGGCTAAAGGAATTAATGAGGAAATGAAACTGGCAGCCGTTCACGCAATTGCTAATTTGGCGAAAGAACCCGTTCCTGAAGCTGTTATTTTGGCTTATAATGTTCAGAATTTACAATTTGGGAGAGAGTATTTTATTCCGAAACCATTTGATAACAGACTGATCACAAAAGTTTCAAGTGCTGTTGCGAAAGCAGCAATTGACAGTGGAATTGCTAGAAAAACCATCACAGATTTCGACGAATACGAAACTCAGCTTCTCGACAGAATGGGAAGAGATGAGAAGTTGGTAAGAATGATGCAAAACCGTGCAAAAGCAAATCCTAAAAGAATCACTCTTGGGAATGCTGAAGAATATAATGTCTTGAAAGCTGCACAAATTCTTTATGAGGAGGGAATTGCTTATCCGAGTCTTCTGGGAGATAAAAAATACATCAAAGAACAAATGGAACGTTTCGGAATTACGCTTGATGTTCCGATTATCGATCCTAGCGACGATGACCAAAAGGAAAACAGAAAAAAATACAGAGAAACACTTTGGAAACTTCGTCAGAGAAAAGGGATGAACGAGTACAAAGCTAAAAGATATGTTCGCCAGAGAGATTATTTCGGACCTTTGATGTTGAAGCATGGTGATACAGACGGATTGATTGTTGGTTTTTCTAAAAATTATACTTCTGTGTTGCGTCCTATTCTGGAAGTAATCGAAAGAGAAAAAGGAGTGGATAAAGTAGCTGCAATGATGATGATCTTGTCTGAAAAGAAGCCGATTTTCTTCGCAGATACTTCAATTAATCAAAATCCGAGTGCTGAAGATCTTGTAAATATCGCTAAAATGGCAGAACACACGGTGAAATCTTTCGCGATCGAACCAAGAATTGCGATGTTAGGTTTTGAAAACTTTGCGGCAATTTCTGATACTTCGAAAAAAGTAGCAAAGGCAGTAAGTATTCTTCATGAGAAATTCCCAAAAATGATTGTTGATGGAGAAATTCAGCCAGATTTTGCCATGAATGCAGATCATTTGAGTGATTATCCGTTCTCAAAATTAGGAACCACACCTGCAAATACATTCATCTTCCCGAATCTGGAATCTGCCAATTTATCTTATAAAATCATCAGAGGGATGAAGGTTGCGCAGGTAATCGGACCGATCTTGATGGGACTGAAACAGCCTGTTCACGTTTTACAGATGCGTTCAAGTGTTGATGAGATTGTGAATTTGGCAACAGTTGCTGTTTTGGATGCTCAGAGAAGAGAAGCCAAGAAATAG
- a CDS encoding DUF6705 family protein, whose product MNKITLIFILIFSISCKSQTNIIDLKDRCNYNPMNRTNGSLYKKDINNEYAPFIGVWKWISGNREMILTLIKQTKYHYMSGTDNYYADRLVGYYTYKENGLTIIDTSGDNLMENYGLKVEFDIQCGGGVLGASFKDVKKEKNFSVKLEKLSPTQMKFTGKVFEGTYQIGRTPTTVYLGSTFPLEMVFTKQ is encoded by the coding sequence ATGAACAAGATAACTTTAATATTTATTTTAATATTTTCTATTAGCTGTAAAAGCCAAACAAATATTATTGACTTAAAAGATAGATGTAATTATAATCCAATGAATAGAACTAATGGTTCATTGTATAAAAAAGATATAAATAATGAATACGCCCCATTTATAGGAGTATGGAAGTGGATATCTGGAAATCGAGAAATGATTCTTACTTTAATTAAGCAGACTAAATATCACTATATGTCAGGTACTGATAATTACTATGCTGACAGATTGGTTGGTTATTATACCTATAAAGAAAACGGTTTGACAATCATAGATACTTCTGGAGATAATTTGATGGAGAATTATGGATTGAAAGTTGAATTTGATATCCAATGTGGTGGTGGAGTTTTGGGAGCATCTTTTAAAGACGTAAAAAAAGAGAAGAATTTTAGTGTCAAACTAGAAAAGCTCTCTCCAACGCAAATGAAGTTTACCGGTAAAGTATTCGAAGGTACTTATCAGATTGGGAGAACCCCCACTACGGTTTATCTGGGAAGCACCTTTCCTTTGGAGATGGTTTTTACGAAGCAGTAA
- a CDS encoding DUF6705 family protein, protein MNKIALIIILIFSISCKSQTNIIEIQNRCNVDYSDTDGNTYLKDISNIITPFVGVWKWASGNREMTLTLIKQTNYHITSGIFNFYEDRLVGYYVYKENGVTIVDTSGDNLSQYYVRVLFGINCNGSVSSDVFKDVAKDKNFSVKLEKLSSTQMKFTGKVFEGTYQIGRTPTTVYLGSTFPLEMVFTKQ, encoded by the coding sequence ATGAACAAAATAGCTTTAATTATTATTTTAATATTTTCGATAAGCTGTAAAAGCCAAACTAATATAATCGAAATTCAGAATAGATGTAATGTAGATTACAGTGATACAGATGGTAATACTTATCTGAAAGATATTAGCAATATAATTACTCCTTTTGTCGGAGTTTGGAAATGGGCATCAGGAAATCGGGAAATGACTCTCACATTGATAAAACAAACTAATTATCATATAACTAGCGGGATTTTTAATTTTTATGAAGACCGATTGGTTGGATATTATGTTTACAAAGAGAATGGAGTTACGATTGTAGACACTTCTGGAGACAACCTTTCACAATATTATGTACGAGTTCTATTTGGTATTAATTGCAATGGGAGCGTTAGCTCTGATGTATTTAAAGATGTAGCAAAAGATAAAAATTTTAGTGTTAAACTAGAGAAACTCTCTTCAACTCAAATGAAATTTACAGGCAAAGTATTCGAAGGTACTTATCAGATTGGCAGAACACCTACTACTGTTTATCTGGGAAGTACCTTTCCTTTGGAAATGGTTTTTACAAAACAATAA
- a CDS encoding helix-turn-helix domain-containing protein produces the protein MTLGTKLNKLRTGRNLTQMQIAEKLHISQNAYNKWESDKAKPAMENLMKIADFYETDVYDLLDETPIVQNNTDRAVGNIHNNNTVTINNTISEELIESIIKNQQDIAALVESQNKLIESLLKR, from the coding sequence ATGACTTTGGGAACCAAACTCAACAAACTAAGAACAGGGCGCAATCTCACCCAGATGCAGATCGCAGAAAAACTGCATATTTCTCAGAACGCTTACAATAAGTGGGAAAGTGACAAGGCAAAACCAGCCATGGAAAATCTGATGAAGATTGCAGATTTTTATGAAACGGATGTGTATGATCTTTTGGATGAAACACCAATTGTACAAAACAATACAGATAGAGCCGTTGGAAATATCCATAATAATAATACTGTAACAATTAATAATACAATATCCGAAGAATTGATTGAAAGCATCATCAAAAATCAGCAGGATATTGCCGCATTAGTAGAATCTCAAAACAAGCTGATAGAGAGTCTATTGAAAAGATAA
- a CDS encoding lysophospholipid acyltransferase family protein: MVKILNYLWRFWLVVLAVLLTIILGLPVYLFSLNEKTYKYAYVFIRIWCYGVFYGMGMRYELINLTEKKIDKNTQYVVISNHTSIMDIMLPCILFPHHPLCYVGKIELVKIPIFGTIYKRICVMVDRSSPRSRADVYRRCAEKMEEGNSIVIFPEGGVPDDTSVVLDQFKDGAFTLSSKHQSPIAVFTFVGLKEMFPFDHGKGYPGKVKVYFNNILEPTDSPKDLKLSSFEAIKKTLTERS; encoded by the coding sequence GTGGTAAAGATTTTAAATTATCTGTGGAGGTTTTGGTTGGTTGTTTTAGCGGTTTTGCTGACAATTATTTTGGGTTTGCCGGTTTATCTGTTTTCCCTTAATGAGAAAACCTACAAATATGCTTACGTTTTCATCAGAATCTGGTGCTACGGTGTTTTCTACGGAATGGGTATGAGATACGAACTCATCAACCTTACAGAAAAGAAAATAGACAAAAACACGCAGTATGTTGTCATTTCAAACCATACTTCGATCATGGATATTATGCTTCCGTGTATTTTGTTTCCACATCATCCACTTTGTTATGTCGGGAAAATAGAACTTGTAAAAATTCCGATTTTCGGAACTATTTATAAAAGAATTTGCGTGATGGTCGACAGAAGCAGCCCAAGAAGCCGTGCAGATGTCTACCGCAGATGCGCAGAAAAAATGGAGGAAGGCAACAGTATAGTGATCTTTCCGGAAGGAGGCGTACCGGATGACACTTCTGTAGTTCTTGATCAATTCAAGGACGGCGCATTCACATTATCATCCAAACACCAGTCTCCCATCGCAGTATTTACTTTTGTAGGTTTAAAAGAAATGTTTCCATTTGATCATGGTAAAGGTTACCCTGGAAAAGTGAAAGTTTATTTTAATAATATTCTCGAACCTACAGATTCTCCGAAGGATTTGAAATTATCTTCTTTTGAGGCAATAAAAAAAACTTTAACTGAACGTAGTTAA
- a CDS encoding DUF6705 family protein: MIALYNLKKQKMNKIALVFILIFSIQCQSQTNVIDSKDRCNHSPLNRNDGSLYTKDISNKYDPFIGVWKWTSGNKEMILTLIKQTKYNLISGNFNYFEDRLVGYYIYKENGVTIIDTSGDDLMKGYGLNVNFDISCSGRVSTASFKDIKKEKYFIVGLEKISPTQMKFTGKVGEGTYHIGRTPTTVYLGSTFPLEMVFTKQ; encoded by the coding sequence ATGATTGCCCTCTATAACTTAAAAAAACAAAAAATGAACAAGATAGCTTTAGTATTTATTTTAATATTCTCAATACAGTGTCAAAGTCAAACTAATGTTATTGACTCCAAAGATAGATGTAATCACTCACCCTTGAATCGGAATGATGGTAGCTTATACACAAAAGATATAAGTAATAAATATGATCCTTTTATAGGAGTGTGGAAGTGGACGTCAGGAAACAAAGAAATGATTCTAACATTAATTAAACAAACAAAATACAATTTAATAAGTGGTAACTTTAATTACTTCGAAGACCGATTAGTCGGTTATTATATTTATAAAGAAAATGGGGTAACGATAATAGATACTTCCGGAGATGATTTAATGAAAGGTTATGGACTGAATGTGAATTTTGATATTTCATGTAGTGGAAGAGTTAGTACAGCATCATTTAAAGACATAAAAAAAGAAAAATACTTTATTGTAGGTTTAGAAAAAATTTCCCCCACTCAAATGAAATTTACAGGTAAAGTAGGAGAAGGCACTTATCACATTGGGAGAACGCCTACTACTGTTTATCTAGGAAGTACTTTTCCTTTGGAGATGGTTTTTACGAAGCAGTAA
- a CDS encoding ATPase, translating into MVAIVDSGSTKSDWVILDEFKNVFLKTETIGFNPNFISRELIVPEIEKNKSLTSVKNSITKIYFYGSGCGVKQNCDTIEEEVGKVFTNAKISVREDLAAAAFAAYNGKPAIVCIMGTGSNSCYFDGENLKIKLPSLGILIGDEGSGSAIGKQLVRRFFMQKLPQDLHDEFENTYHLTIDEALKNMYHGSRPNAFLADFNKFVVERKDHPYFIQMVSEEMKNFFEYQVLPYEESKESEINFIGSIAYYYENILRSVASELNLNVGHVVQKPIESLVNYHIKYIL; encoded by the coding sequence ATGGTTGCTATTGTTGATAGTGGTTCTACAAAATCAGATTGGGTAATTTTAGACGAATTCAAAAATGTTTTTCTGAAAACAGAAACCATCGGTTTCAATCCCAATTTTATCAGCAGAGAACTCATTGTTCCTGAGATTGAAAAAAATAAAAGCTTAACATCAGTAAAAAATTCAATCACCAAGATTTATTTTTATGGTTCAGGATGCGGTGTGAAACAAAACTGCGATACAATAGAAGAAGAAGTTGGTAAAGTTTTTACCAATGCAAAAATTTCTGTTCGTGAAGATCTTGCTGCAGCTGCATTTGCTGCTTATAACGGAAAGCCTGCAATCGTTTGTATTATGGGTACAGGTTCCAATTCTTGTTATTTTGATGGAGAAAATTTAAAGATAAAACTTCCTTCACTCGGTATTCTTATTGGTGACGAAGGAAGCGGAAGTGCCATTGGGAAACAATTGGTGCGCAGATTCTTTATGCAGAAACTTCCTCAGGATCTTCATGATGAGTTTGAAAATACTTATCACTTAACGATTGATGAGGCATTGAAAAACATGTATCACGGCTCAAGACCCAACGCTTTTTTGGCAGATTTTAATAAATTTGTTGTCGAAAGAAAAGATCATCCTTATTTTATCCAGATGGTTTCAGAGGAAATGAAAAATTTCTTCGAATATCAGGTTCTTCCCTACGAAGAATCAAAAGAATCCGAGATTAATTTTATCGGATCGATCGCTTATTATTACGAAAATATTCTACGTTCTGTAGCTTCAGAACTTAATTTAAATGTGGGACACGTTGTGCAAAAACCTATCGAAAGTTTAGTCAACTACCATATTAAATATATACTTTAA
- the ruvA gene encoding Holliday junction branch migration protein RuvA codes for MIFSLQGIVQELTPTYTVINVNGVGYYVGISLMTSQTLILNQETMLFIQQIIREDAHLLFGFKTRSEKEMFNLLISVNGVGAVSALILLSTLSLSEIATAILSKNSAVIQKAKGLGTKTAERIIVDLKDKVQKFGSAEENISVTFNNKIKDEALSALEVLGISKRMSEKIADRVIKQDPEISVEELVKQILKNI; via the coding sequence ATGATATTTTCTTTACAAGGAATTGTTCAGGAGCTTACACCGACTTACACCGTAATCAATGTCAATGGCGTTGGGTACTATGTGGGCATCAGTTTAATGACTTCACAAACCCTGATTTTGAATCAGGAAACCATGCTTTTCATTCAACAAATTATACGCGAAGACGCACATTTACTTTTTGGTTTTAAGACTCGTTCTGAAAAAGAAATGTTTAATCTCTTAATAAGTGTTAATGGTGTTGGTGCTGTATCAGCATTGATTTTACTGTCAACTTTAAGCCTTTCTGAGATTGCTACAGCTATACTTTCCAAAAATAGTGCCGTTATTCAGAAAGCAAAAGGTTTGGGAACAAAAACTGCGGAGAGAATCATTGTTGATTTAAAAGATAAAGTACAGAAATTTGGCAGTGCAGAAGAAAATATTTCTGTAACGTTTAATAATAAAATTAAGGATGAGGCGTTATCTGCATTAGAAGTTTTAGGGATTTCTAAGAGAATGAGTGAGAAGATTGCTGATCGTGTCATCAAGCAAGATCCGGAGATCTCTGTTGAAGAATTGGTAAAACAAATTTTAAAAAATATTTAA